A section of the Streptomyces sp. SCL15-4 genome encodes:
- the groL gene encoding chaperonin GroEL (60 kDa chaperone family; promotes refolding of misfolded polypeptides especially under stressful conditions; forms two stacked rings of heptamers to form a barrel-shaped 14mer; ends can be capped by GroES; misfolded proteins enter the barrel where they are refolded when GroES binds): MAKILKFDEDARRALERGVNKLADTVKVTIGPRGRNVVIDKKFGAPTITNDGVTIAREVEIEDPYENLGAQLVKEVATKTNDIAGDGTTTATVLAQALVREGLKNVAAGASPAALKKGIDAAVKAVSDELLATARPIDEKSDIAAVAALSAQDQQVGELIAEAMDKVGKDGVITVEESNTFGLELDFTEGMAFDKGYLSPYFVTDQERMEAVLDEPYILITQGKISAIADLLPLLEKVIQAGASKPLLIIAEDVEGEALSTLVVNKIRGTFNAVAVKAPGFGDRRKAMLQDMAVLTGATVISEEVGLKIDQVGLDVLGSARRVTVTKDDTTIVDGAGKSEDVQGRVAQIKAEIENTDSDWDREKLQERLAKLAGGVCVIKVGAATEVELKEKKHRLEDAISATRAAVEEGIVSGGGSALVHASKVLEGNLDKTGDEATGVAVVRNAVVEPLRWIGENAGQEGYVIVSKVKDLDKGQGYNAATGEYGDLIKAGVIDPVKVTRSALENAASIASLLLTTETLVVEKKEEEEPAAAGHSHGHAH, translated from the coding sequence ATGGCGAAGATCCTGAAGTTCGACGAGGACGCCCGTCGCGCCCTTGAGCGCGGCGTCAACAAGCTTGCCGACACCGTCAAGGTGACGATCGGCCCCCGCGGCCGCAACGTCGTCATCGACAAGAAGTTCGGCGCCCCCACCATCACCAACGACGGTGTCACGATCGCCCGCGAGGTGGAGATCGAGGACCCGTACGAGAACCTCGGCGCCCAGCTGGTGAAGGAGGTGGCGACCAAGACCAACGACATCGCGGGTGACGGCACCACCACCGCCACCGTGCTCGCCCAGGCGCTCGTCCGCGAGGGCCTGAAGAACGTCGCCGCCGGTGCCTCCCCGGCCGCCCTGAAGAAGGGCATCGACGCCGCGGTCAAGGCCGTCTCCGACGAGCTGCTCGCCACCGCGCGCCCGATCGACGAGAAGTCCGACATCGCCGCCGTCGCCGCGCTGTCCGCCCAGGACCAGCAGGTCGGCGAGCTGATCGCCGAGGCGATGGACAAGGTCGGCAAGGACGGTGTCATCACCGTCGAGGAGTCCAACACCTTCGGTCTGGAGCTGGACTTCACCGAGGGCATGGCCTTCGACAAGGGCTACCTGTCGCCGTACTTCGTGACGGACCAGGAGCGCATGGAGGCCGTCCTCGACGAGCCGTACATCCTGATCACGCAGGGCAAGATCTCCGCCATCGCGGACCTCCTGCCGCTGCTGGAGAAGGTCATCCAGGCCGGTGCCTCCAAGCCGCTGCTGATCATCGCCGAGGACGTCGAGGGCGAGGCCCTGTCGACCCTGGTCGTCAACAAGATCCGCGGCACCTTCAACGCCGTCGCGGTGAAGGCCCCCGGCTTCGGCGACCGCCGCAAGGCGATGCTCCAGGACATGGCCGTCCTCACCGGCGCCACCGTCATCTCCGAGGAGGTCGGTCTCAAGATCGACCAGGTCGGCCTCGACGTGCTCGGCTCCGCCCGCCGCGTCACCGTCACCAAGGACGACACCACGATCGTCGACGGCGCCGGCAAGTCCGAGGACGTGCAGGGCCGCGTCGCCCAGATCAAGGCCGAGATCGAGAACACCGACTCCGACTGGGACCGCGAGAAGCTCCAGGAGCGCCTCGCGAAGCTGGCCGGCGGCGTGTGCGTGATCAAGGTCGGCGCCGCCACCGAGGTGGAGCTGAAGGAGAAGAAGCACCGTCTGGAGGACGCCATCTCCGCGACCCGCGCCGCGGTCGAGGAGGGCATCGTCTCCGGTGGTGGCTCCGCTCTGGTCCACGCCTCCAAGGTCCTCGAGGGCAACCTCGACAAGACCGGCGACGAGGCCACCGGTGTCGCCGTGGTCCGCAACGCCGTGGTCGAGCCGCTGCGCTGGATCGGCGAGAACGCCGGCCAGGAGGGCTACGTCATCGTGTCCAAGGTCAAGGACCTGGACAAGGGCCAGGGCTACAACGCCGCCACCGGCGAGTACGGCGACCTGATCAAGGCCGGCGTCATCGACCCGGTCAAGGTCACCCGCTCCGCCCTGGAGAACGCCGCCTCCATCGCCTCCCTGCTGCTCACGACCGAGACCCTGGTCGTCGAGAAGAAGGAAGAGGAAGAGCCGGCCGCCGCGGGCCACAGCCACGGCCACGCCCACTGA
- the groES gene encoding co-chaperone GroES: protein MTTASSKVAIKPLEDRIVVQPLDAEQTTASGLVIPDTAKEKPQEGAVLAVGPGRFENGERLPLDVKVGDVVLYSKYGGTEVKYNGDEYLVLSARDVLAIIEK from the coding sequence GTGACGACCGCCAGCTCCAAGGTTGCCATCAAGCCGCTCGAGGACCGCATCGTGGTCCAGCCGCTGGACGCCGAGCAGACCACGGCCTCTGGCCTGGTCATCCCGGACACCGCGAAGGAGAAGCCCCAGGAGGGCGCCGTCCTCGCCGTGGGCCCGGGCCGGTTCGAGAACGGCGAGCGGCTTCCGCTCGACGTCAAGGTCGGCGACGTCGTCCTCTACAGCAAGTACGGCGGCACCGAGGTGAAGTACAACGGCGACGAGTACCTCGTCCTCTCGGCTCGCGACGTGCTCGCGATCATCGAGAAGTAA
- a CDS encoding polysaccharide deacetylase family protein: protein MRAVVQNDKSRARVAKTAAATTALALAALLSGCAGDPAPAPAHGGPAHPPDPRARQAAEHARLAAAARRWGLARAPLTAPAPPAGKPRITPRDGFEVDGQEEENLPPVFTTVPTRQKVVFLTIDDGAEKDPAFLRMMSELKVPYTAFLSNYVIEDDYGYFRRMQAQGVTLNNHTLTHPYLPGLSYEEQRDEICGMQTVMKKQFGKAPTVFRPPYGNYNGDTLRAAKECGIEYAPIWDEEVFVDHWEYRDWDRRLHPGDIVLTHFRGRDDWNGTMVDDMRRFLDKVTREGYAVARLEDYL, encoded by the coding sequence ATGCGAGCAGTAGTACAAAATGACAAAAGTCGGGCGCGCGTCGCGAAGACGGCCGCCGCCACCACCGCCCTCGCACTGGCCGCCCTGCTGTCCGGCTGCGCCGGCGACCCCGCCCCGGCCCCGGCCCACGGCGGCCCCGCCCACCCTCCGGACCCGCGCGCCCGCCAGGCCGCCGAACACGCCCGGCTGGCCGCCGCCGCCCGGCGCTGGGGCCTGGCCCGGGCCCCGCTCACCGCGCCGGCCCCGCCCGCCGGAAAACCCCGGATCACCCCCCGGGACGGCTTCGAGGTGGACGGCCAGGAGGAGGAGAACCTCCCGCCGGTCTTCACCACCGTCCCCACCCGGCAGAAGGTCGTCTTCCTCACCATCGACGACGGCGCCGAGAAGGACCCCGCGTTCCTGCGCATGATGAGCGAGCTGAAGGTGCCGTACACCGCGTTCCTCAGCAACTACGTCATCGAGGACGACTACGGCTACTTCCGCCGGATGCAGGCCCAGGGCGTCACCCTGAACAACCACACCCTGACCCACCCCTACCTGCCCGGCCTGTCCTACGAGGAGCAGCGCGACGAGATCTGCGGCATGCAGACCGTCATGAAGAAGCAGTTCGGCAAGGCGCCCACCGTCTTCCGGCCGCCGTACGGCAACTACAACGGCGACACCCTCCGCGCCGCCAAGGAGTGCGGCATCGAGTACGCGCCGATCTGGGACGAGGAGGTCTTCGTCGACCACTGGGAGTACCGCGACTGGGACCGCCGCCTGCACCCCGGCGACATCGTCCTCACCCACTTCCGCGGCCGGGACGACTGGAACGGCACGATGGTGGACGACATGCGGCGCTTCCTGGACAAGGTCACCCGCGAGGGCTACGCCGTCGCCCGATTGGAAGACTACCTGTGA
- a CDS encoding class I SAM-dependent methyltransferase: MNDLALLLTPEGRALLDEVRDTEPARELAVATRLRRDHPAALVSAALGQARLRQRAAAKFGTEDAGRMFFTPNGVEQSTRASVAAYRARRLTELGVTSVADLCCGIGGDAIALAREGIRVLAVDRDPPTAAAARANAEALGLADLIEVREADVTEVDTAGYDAVFADPARRGGRGRVFDPEAYSPPLSWAVETARRAPRAALKIAPGIPHEIVPAEAEAEWISDGGDVKEAVLWFGTGTPGAVRATLLPGPRTLLGRGLPDPAVRPVGRYLYEPDGAVIRAHLVAEVAEDLGGGLLDPTIAYVTADEPRPTPYATGYEITDRLPFNVKRLKALLREREVGTLTVKKRGSAVEPEELRRKVRPQGPNAATVFLTRVAGAPTMLIGHPLG, encoded by the coding sequence GTGAACGACCTCGCTCTGCTCCTCACCCCCGAAGGCCGCGCCCTCCTCGACGAGGTGCGCGACACCGAGCCCGCGCGGGAACTGGCGGTGGCCACCCGGCTGCGCCGCGACCACCCCGCCGCACTGGTCTCCGCCGCGCTGGGCCAGGCACGGCTGCGGCAGCGGGCCGCGGCGAAGTTCGGGACGGAGGACGCCGGGCGGATGTTCTTCACGCCGAACGGGGTCGAGCAGTCCACCCGGGCGAGCGTGGCGGCGTACCGGGCACGGCGGCTGACCGAGCTGGGCGTGACCTCCGTGGCCGACCTGTGCTGCGGCATCGGCGGGGACGCGATCGCGCTGGCGCGGGAAGGGATCCGGGTGCTGGCCGTGGACCGCGACCCGCCGACCGCCGCGGCGGCCCGCGCCAACGCCGAGGCGCTGGGCCTGGCGGACCTGATCGAGGTACGCGAGGCCGATGTCACGGAGGTGGACACCGCCGGATACGACGCGGTGTTCGCGGACCCGGCCCGGCGGGGCGGGCGCGGCAGGGTGTTCGACCCGGAGGCGTACTCGCCGCCGCTGTCCTGGGCGGTCGAGACGGCCCGCCGGGCGCCCCGCGCGGCGCTGAAGATCGCGCCCGGCATTCCGCACGAGATCGTCCCGGCCGAGGCCGAGGCCGAGTGGATCTCGGACGGCGGGGACGTGAAGGAAGCGGTGCTGTGGTTCGGGACCGGGACGCCGGGCGCCGTCCGGGCCACGCTGCTGCCGGGGCCGCGCACGCTGCTCGGCCGGGGCCTGCCCGACCCGGCGGTGCGGCCGGTGGGGCGGTACCTGTACGAGCCGGACGGCGCGGTCATCCGCGCGCACCTGGTCGCGGAGGTGGCCGAGGACCTCGGCGGCGGACTGCTGGACCCGACCATCGCCTACGTCACCGCCGACGAACCGCGGCCCACGCCGTACGCCACCGGTTACGAGATCACCGACCGGCTGCCGTTCAACGTCAAGCGGCTGAAGGCCCTGCTGCGCGAGCGGGAGGTCGGCACGCTGACCGTGAAGAAGCGCGGCTCGGCCGTCGAGCCGGAGGAGCTGCGCCGCAAGGTCCGGCCGCAGGGGCCGAACGCGGCCACCGTCTTCCTCACCCGGGTGGCGGGGGCGCCGACGATGCTGATCGGTCATCCACTGGGCTGA
- a CDS encoding RNA polymerase sigma factor: MWPVQPQSQPTAAEPAPAHAIETVFRLESPRVIAAVARIVRDVGIAEELAQDALVAALERWPRDGVPDKPGAWLMATARHRAVDLVRRRETYARKLAEIGRDLKTTAPPEETADPDGIDDDLLRLVFTACHPVLSPQARTALTLRLLGGLTTAEIARACLVPEPTVAQRIVRAKRTLAAKNVAFEVPYGPDREARLGSVLDVIYLIFNEGYAATAGDDWLRPGLCEDALRLARVLSALMPREPEVHGLTALLEFQASRTAARTAPDGTPVLLKDQDRRRWNRMLIARGVRALERAGATAAGPPGPYALQAAIAACHARAHTYEETDWRSIATLYGLLAARSPSPVVELNRAVAVSMADGPERALPLVDALAAEPALRGYHLLPSVRGDLLSRLGRAAEAREEFLRAAELARNERERALLLSRADQPSG; encoded by the coding sequence ATGTGGCCTGTGCAACCACAGTCACAGCCCACGGCGGCCGAGCCGGCCCCCGCCCACGCCATCGAGACCGTCTTCCGGCTGGAGTCGCCGCGGGTGATCGCCGCTGTCGCGCGGATCGTGCGGGACGTCGGCATCGCCGAGGAACTGGCGCAGGACGCGCTGGTCGCCGCGCTGGAGCGGTGGCCCCGGGACGGGGTGCCCGACAAGCCCGGCGCCTGGCTGATGGCCACCGCCCGGCACCGGGCCGTCGACCTGGTCCGGCGCCGGGAGACCTACGCCCGCAAACTCGCCGAGATCGGCCGGGACCTGAAGACCACGGCGCCGCCCGAGGAGACCGCCGACCCGGACGGCATCGACGACGACCTGCTCCGGCTGGTCTTCACCGCCTGCCACCCGGTCCTGTCGCCGCAGGCCCGCACCGCGCTCACGCTGCGCCTGCTCGGCGGCCTGACCACGGCCGAGATCGCCCGCGCCTGCCTGGTGCCGGAACCGACGGTCGCCCAGCGCATCGTCCGCGCCAAGCGCACCCTCGCGGCGAAGAACGTCGCCTTCGAGGTGCCGTACGGACCCGACCGCGAGGCCCGTCTCGGCTCCGTCCTGGACGTCATCTACCTGATCTTCAACGAGGGGTACGCGGCCACCGCCGGCGACGACTGGCTGCGCCCGGGCCTGTGCGAGGACGCGCTGCGGCTGGCCCGGGTGCTGTCCGCGCTGATGCCGCGGGAACCCGAGGTGCACGGCCTGACCGCGCTGCTGGAGTTCCAGGCGTCCCGCACCGCCGCCCGCACCGCGCCCGACGGCACACCGGTGCTGCTGAAGGACCAGGACCGCCGCCGCTGGAACCGCATGCTCATCGCGCGCGGCGTGCGCGCCCTGGAACGCGCCGGAGCCACGGCGGCGGGCCCGCCCGGCCCGTACGCCCTCCAGGCGGCCATCGCCGCCTGCCACGCCCGCGCGCACACCTACGAGGAGACCGACTGGCGGTCCATCGCCACGCTGTACGGCCTGCTGGCCGCCCGCTCGCCGTCCCCCGTGGTCGAGCTGAACCGCGCGGTCGCCGTGTCGATGGCCGACGGCCCGGAACGGGCCCTGCCGCTGGTGGACGCCCTGGCCGCGGAGCCCGCGCTGCGCGGCTACCACCTGCTGCCCAGCGTCCGCGGGGACCTGCTGTCCCGGCTCGGGCGCGCCGCCGAGGCCCGCGAGGAGTTCCTCCGGGCGGCGGAGCTGGCCCGCAACGAGCGGGAGCGCGCGCTGCTGCTGAGCCGGGCGGATCAGCCCAGTGGATGA
- a CDS encoding YciI family protein produces MPRYLSLVRIDESTAPAGGPSAELQRRMGELIEEITKAGVLLDTAGLTPAARATRVDWDGERATVTDGPFTESKEVVGGYALMQCKDRAEALEWTRRFLAVHGPEWTIACELREIAEA; encoded by the coding sequence ATGCCCCGTTACCTGTCGCTCGTGCGCATCGACGAGTCCACCGCGCCCGCCGGCGGCCCCAGCGCGGAGCTCCAGCGGCGGATGGGCGAGCTGATCGAGGAGATCACCAAGGCCGGCGTCCTGCTCGACACCGCCGGGCTGACCCCGGCCGCGCGGGCCACCCGGGTGGACTGGGACGGCGAGCGGGCCACCGTCACCGACGGGCCGTTCACCGAGTCCAAGGAGGTCGTCGGCGGTTACGCGCTCATGCAGTGCAAGGACCGCGCCGAGGCCCTGGAGTGGACCCGGCGCTTCCTGGCCGTCCACGGCCCGGAGTGGACCATCGCCTGCGAGCTGCGGGAGATCGCCGAGGCCTGA
- a CDS encoding LCP family protein, whose translation MLAAAAASWAYWHLNGNITSVDIDSALGDDRPARAVLTPAPTASADASPVPTGSLNILVLGSDSRSGAANRELGGGDSEGARSDTAMVVHLDAGRTAATVVSIPRDTLVTRPSCPLDSGGASAPAYGAMFNSAYALGGPVCAVKTVESLTGVRMDHYLEIDFSGFARLVDALGGVDVTTEQDIDDDQSHLHLKAGTHHLDGTRALALARTRHGIGDGSDLGRIGLQQTLVKALLEQISDAGLLTDPARLYQVADAVTAGLTTDTGLDSLGELTSLGRSLRDLSADRVTTVTMPVVPAPSDPNRVIPEEPRASELWASLR comes from the coding sequence ATGCTGGCCGCCGCGGCGGCGAGCTGGGCGTACTGGCACCTGAACGGCAACATCACCAGCGTCGACATCGACAGCGCGCTCGGCGACGACCGGCCCGCCCGCGCGGTGCTCACCCCCGCCCCGACCGCCTCCGCCGATGCCTCCCCGGTGCCCACCGGCTCGCTGAACATCCTGGTCCTCGGCTCGGACTCGCGCAGCGGCGCGGCCAACCGGGAACTGGGCGGCGGCGACAGCGAGGGCGCCCGGTCCGACACGGCGATGGTCGTGCACCTCGACGCGGGCCGGACGGCGGCGACCGTGGTCAGCATCCCGCGCGACACGCTCGTCACCCGCCCGTCCTGCCCGCTGGACTCGGGCGGCGCCTCGGCACCGGCGTACGGCGCGATGTTCAACAGCGCCTACGCGCTGGGCGGTCCGGTGTGCGCGGTGAAGACCGTGGAGTCGCTCACCGGCGTCCGCATGGACCACTACCTCGAAATCGACTTCTCCGGCTTCGCCCGGCTGGTCGACGCGCTCGGCGGGGTGGACGTCACCACCGAGCAGGACATCGACGACGACCAGAGCCACCTCCACCTCAAGGCCGGCACCCACCACCTCGACGGCACGCGCGCCCTGGCCCTCGCCCGCACCCGGCACGGCATCGGCGACGGCAGCGACCTGGGCCGCATAGGACTTCAGCAGACGCTGGTCAAGGCCCTGCTGGAGCAGATCTCCGATGCCGGACTGCTCACCGACCCGGCCCGGCTCTACCAGGTCGCCGACGCCGTCACCGCCGGCCTCACCACCGACACCGGCCTGGACTCCCTGGGCGAGCTGACGAGCCTCGGCCGGAGCCTTCGGGACCTGAGCGCCGACCGGGTGACGACGGTGACGATGCCGGTCGTCCCGGCCCCCTCCGACCCCAACCGCGTGATCCCCGAGGAACCCCGGGCGAGCGAACTCTGGGCGTCCCTGCGCTGA
- a CDS encoding LacI family DNA-binding transcriptional regulator yields MKPSKPAETQTATLAEIAREAGVSAPTVSKVLNGRADVAPATRTRVEDLLRAYGYRRRRAEASRSPLIDLVFHELESAWALEVIRGVENVARDAGLSVVLSESAGRLTPGRTWADQVAARRPHGVVLVLSGLDESQRALLTSRSIPFVVMDPAGDPGPDVPSIGATNWQGGLAATRHLVELGHTRIGAISGPSPMMCSRARVDGYRAALETAGLPADPSLVLAGDFHHDAGYRLGLELLRRPDRPTAVFAGNDLQALGLYEAARELGLRIPEDLSVVGFDDLPVARWVGPPLTTVRQPLTEMAEAAARLVLELGRAEDDRTTTRVELATSLVVRSSTAAPATAGS; encoded by the coding sequence ATGAAGCCTTCGAAGCCCGCAGAAACACAGACGGCGACCCTCGCCGAGATCGCCCGGGAGGCCGGGGTCTCCGCTCCGACTGTTTCGAAGGTCCTCAACGGCCGTGCCGACGTCGCCCCGGCGACCCGCACCCGGGTCGAGGATCTGCTGCGCGCCTACGGCTACCGGCGCCGGCGTGCCGAGGCGTCCCGCTCGCCGCTGATCGACCTCGTCTTCCACGAACTGGAGAGCGCCTGGGCGCTGGAGGTCATCCGGGGCGTGGAGAACGTGGCCCGGGACGCCGGACTGAGCGTGGTGCTCTCCGAGTCGGCGGGCCGGCTCACCCCCGGCCGGACCTGGGCCGACCAGGTCGCCGCCCGCCGCCCGCACGGCGTGGTGCTGGTGCTCTCCGGCCTCGACGAGTCCCAGCGGGCCCTGCTGACCAGCCGCTCCATCCCGTTCGTGGTGATGGACCCGGCGGGCGACCCGGGGCCGGACGTGCCCTCCATCGGCGCCACCAACTGGCAGGGCGGACTCGCCGCCACGCGGCACCTGGTGGAACTCGGCCACACCCGGATCGGCGCGATCAGCGGACCGTCCCCGATGATGTGCAGCCGGGCCCGCGTCGACGGCTACCGGGCGGCCCTGGAGACGGCCGGGCTGCCCGCGGACCCCTCGCTGGTCCTCGCCGGCGACTTCCACCACGACGCCGGCTACCGGCTGGGACTCGAACTGCTGCGCCGCCCGGACCGGCCCACCGCCGTCTTCGCGGGCAACGACCTCCAGGCCCTCGGCCTGTACGAGGCCGCCCGCGAACTGGGGCTGCGCATCCCGGAGGACCTCAGTGTGGTCGGCTTCGACGATCTGCCGGTGGCCCGCTGGGTGGGGCCGCCGCTGACGACCGTACGGCAGCCGCTGACCGAGATGGCCGAGGCCGCGGCCCGGCTGGTGCTGGAACTGGGCCGGGCCGAGGACGATCGGACGACGACCCGGGTGGAGCTGGCGACGAGCCTGGTGGTGCGCTCCAGCACGGCCGCTCCCGCGACGGCCGGAAGCTGA
- the tsaD gene encoding tRNA (adenosine(37)-N6)-threonylcarbamoyltransferase complex transferase subunit TsaD, which translates to MTDSRDEPLVLGIETSCDETGVGIVRGTTLLADAVASSVDEHARFGGVVPEVASRAHLEAMVPTIDRALKEAGVSARDLDGIAVTAGPGLAGALLVGVSAAKAYAYALGKPLYGVNHLASHICVDQLEHGPLPEPTMALLVSGGHSSLLLSSDITSDVRPMGATIDDAAGEAFDKIARVLNLGFPGGPVIDRYAKEGDPAAIAFPRGLTGPRDPAYDFSFSGLKTAVARWIEARRAAGEEVPVRDVAASFQEAVVDVLTRKAVRACKDEGVDHLMIGGGVAANSRLRALAQERCEAAGIRLRVPRPKLCTDNGAMVAALGAEMVARNRAASSWDLSADSSLPVTDPHVPGHDHDHVHEVSKENLYS; encoded by the coding sequence ATGACTGACTCACGCGACGAGCCTCTCGTACTCGGCATCGAGACCTCCTGCGACGAGACCGGCGTCGGCATCGTCCGCGGCACCACCCTGCTGGCGGACGCCGTCGCCTCCAGCGTCGACGAGCACGCCCGCTTCGGCGGTGTCGTGCCGGAGGTGGCCTCCCGCGCCCACCTGGAGGCGATGGTCCCCACCATCGACCGCGCGCTGAAGGAGGCGGGGGTCAGCGCCAGGGACCTGGACGGCATCGCGGTCACCGCGGGCCCCGGCCTCGCGGGCGCCCTGCTCGTCGGCGTCTCGGCCGCCAAGGCGTACGCCTACGCTCTCGGCAAGCCCCTGTACGGCGTGAACCACCTCGCCTCCCACATCTGCGTGGACCAGCTGGAGCACGGCCCGCTGCCCGAGCCGACGATGGCCCTGCTGGTCTCCGGCGGCCACTCCTCCCTGCTGCTGTCCTCGGACATCACCTCCGACGTGCGCCCGATGGGCGCGACCATCGACGACGCGGCCGGCGAGGCCTTCGACAAGATCGCCCGCGTGCTGAACCTGGGCTTCCCCGGCGGCCCGGTCATCGACCGCTACGCCAAGGAGGGCGACCCGGCGGCGATCGCCTTCCCGCGCGGCCTGACCGGCCCCCGCGACCCGGCGTACGACTTCTCCTTCTCCGGCCTGAAGACCGCCGTGGCCCGCTGGATCGAGGCCAGGCGCGCGGCCGGTGAGGAGGTCCCGGTCCGCGACGTGGCCGCCTCCTTCCAGGAGGCCGTGGTCGACGTGCTGACCCGCAAGGCCGTCCGCGCCTGCAAGGACGAGGGCGTGGACCACCTCATGATCGGCGGCGGGGTCGCGGCCAACTCCCGGCTGCGCGCCCTCGCCCAGGAGCGCTGCGAGGCGGCCGGCATCCGGCTGCGCGTGCCGCGCCCCAAGCTGTGCACGGACAACGGCGCGATGGTGGCCGCGCTGGGCGCCGAGATGGTCGCCCGCAACCGGGCCGCGTCCAGCTGGGACCTGTCGGCGGACTCCTCGCTGCCGGTGACCGACCCGCACGTGCCCGGACACGACCACGACCACGTGCACGAGGTCAGCAAGGAGAACCTGTACTCGTGA
- the rimI gene encoding ribosomal protein S18-alanine N-acetyltransferase, giving the protein MRWWDIDPVLELERDLFPEDAWSRGMFWSELAHARGPEATRCYLVAESADGRIVGYGGLAAAGDTADVQTIAVARDYQGTGLGARLLAELLRAATAFECPDVMLECRVDNVRAQKLYERFGFVPVGFRRGYYQPGNVDALVMRLTHGPDSGPAAGSAPAQGTEIND; this is encoded by the coding sequence ATGCGCTGGTGGGACATCGACCCGGTCCTGGAGCTGGAACGGGACCTGTTCCCCGAGGACGCCTGGTCCCGGGGGATGTTCTGGTCCGAGCTGGCCCACGCCCGGGGCCCCGAGGCCACCCGGTGCTATCTCGTCGCCGAGTCCGCCGACGGCCGGATCGTCGGGTACGGCGGCCTGGCCGCGGCCGGTGACACGGCCGACGTCCAGACCATCGCCGTCGCCCGCGACTACCAGGGCACCGGCCTCGGCGCCCGCCTGCTGGCCGAGCTGCTGCGCGCGGCGACCGCGTTCGAGTGTCCCGACGTGATGCTCGAATGCCGGGTCGACAACGTCCGCGCCCAGAAGCTCTACGAACGCTTCGGCTTCGTCCCCGTCGGCTTCCGGCGCGGCTACTACCAGCCCGGAAACGTGGACGCCCTGGTGATGCGCCTGACCCACGGGCCCGACAGCGGCCCCGCCGCCGGGTCCGCCCCCGCACAAGGAACCGAGATCAATGACTGA
- the tsaB gene encoding tRNA (adenosine(37)-N6)-threonylcarbamoyltransferase complex dimerization subunit type 1 TsaB yields the protein MLLLALDTATPAVTVALHDGTDVIASSSQVDARRHGELLLPAVDRVLTEAGLKLEAVTGIVVGTGPGPYTGLRVGLMTADTFGLALGVPVYGVCTLDGLAYAADIEKGPFVVATDARRKEVYWATYADSRTRLTDPAVDRPADIAERVAGLPAVGAGALLYPDTFPSVHEPEHVSAAALAALAAERLAAGVEPPAPRPLYLRRPDAQVPKNYKVVTPK from the coding sequence GTGCTCTTGCTCGCTCTGGATACCGCAACACCCGCCGTCACCGTCGCGCTGCACGACGGCACGGACGTCATCGCCTCGTCGAGCCAGGTGGACGCGCGCCGGCACGGAGAGCTGCTGCTGCCGGCCGTCGACCGGGTCCTCACCGAGGCCGGACTGAAGCTGGAGGCCGTCACCGGCATCGTCGTCGGCACCGGGCCCGGTCCCTACACCGGCCTGCGCGTCGGCCTGATGACCGCCGACACCTTCGGCCTGGCGCTCGGCGTCCCGGTGTACGGCGTGTGCACGCTGGACGGCCTCGCCTACGCCGCCGACATCGAGAAGGGCCCCTTCGTCGTGGCGACCGACGCCCGGCGCAAGGAGGTCTACTGGGCGACCTACGCCGACTCCCGCACCCGGCTGACCGATCCGGCCGTGGACCGTCCCGCCGACATCGCCGAGCGGGTCGCGGGCCTCCCGGCGGTCGGCGCCGGCGCGCTGCTCTACCCGGACACCTTCCCGAGCGTCCACGAACCCGAGCACGTGTCCGCCGCCGCGCTCGCCGCGCTCGCCGCCGAACGGCTGGCCGCGGGCGTGGAACCGCCCGCGCCCCGGCCGCTGTACCTGCGCCGCCCGGACGCCCAGGTCCCCAAGAACTACAAGGTGGTCACCCCCAAGTGA